A window of the Microplitis mediator isolate UGA2020A chromosome 5, iyMicMedi2.1, whole genome shotgun sequence genome harbors these coding sequences:
- the LOC130667821 gene encoding Krueppel homolog 1-like, which produces MVGYYPEAIGARAQSSQITMATLEVMKPVKSLVCSPDLTVFASQPVDRLTETAEDKSYHCLLCQKTFDQKSVYQSHLRSHGKEGEDPYRCNICNKTFAVPARLTRHYRTHTGEKPYQCEYCNKSFSVKENLSVHRRIHTKERPYKCDVCERAFEHSGKLHRHMRIHTGERPHKCSVCAKTFIQSGQLVIHMRTHTGEKPYVCKACGKGFTCSKQLKVHTRTHTGEKPYTCDICGKSFGYNHVLKLHQVAHYGEKVYKCTLCHETFNSKKTMEMHIKTHADSGTTSPRDSPIEPVIEISQNAAVNSISDASSIISSTSCNSSSSSSSASSISSVCSSISNGNCSDKENKTEDTQAYMHSRDLSYYLYPRDQYQAPSPSGVNPALLAAAAAAAAAEDRSLFQPPIIPANSSPESQSLFIYPESTAYTSYGLQINDISGNDCSSLLNLPGNDARRRVEAALEAVEEERQREYHGGITGVNRNQQILTPPSSNPVSPAPSPDPLDLAVPVVTRQTLILPPRKRCKAILESMESERTELLVSQRHSSVIQFARAS; this is translated from the coding sequence atggtgGGCTACTATCCGGAAGCAATAGGAGCTCGTGCCCAATCATCACAGATAACGATGGCGACTCTAGAAGTTATGAAGCCCGTTAAAAGTTTGGTGTGCAGTCCCGATTTGACGGTATTCGCATCTCAGCCGGTTGACAGATTGACCGAAACAGCGGAGGATAAATCCTACCACTGCTTGCTCTGTCAGAAGACATTCGACCAGAAAAGTGTCTATCAGAGTCACCTTAGGTCCCACGGTAAGGAAGGCGAGGACCCGTACCGCTGCAATATCTGCAATAAAACATTCGCCGTACCGGCCCGTCTAACCCGTCACTACCGTACCCACACGGGGGAAAAACCCTACCAGTGTGAGTACTGCAACAAGTCATTTTCGGTAAAAGAGAATCTCAGCGTACATCGTCGCATTCATACTAAAGAGCGGCCATACAAGTGCGATGTATGCGAACGCGCATTTGAGCACAGCGGTAAATTACACCGACACATGAGGATACACACGGGCGAACGTCCACACAAATGTTCGGTCTGTGCAAAAACTTTTATACAAAGCGGCCAGCTGGTTATTCACATGCGCACACACACGGGGGAAAAACCTTATGTGTGTAAGGCCTGTGGCAAAGGATTCACCTGTTCTAAACAGCTTAAagtacacacacgcacgcacacaggTGAAAAACCCTATACGTGTGATATTTGTGGGAAATCATTCGGCTATAATCATGTACTGAAGCTCCACCAAGTTGCCCACTATGGGGAAAAAGTTTACAAATGTACTCTGTGCCATGAGACATTTAATTCCAAGAAGACAATGGAGATGCACATTAAGACTCACGCCGACTCGGGAACAACGTCACCGCGTGATTCACCTATTGAACCGGTGATCGAGATATCGCAGAACGCTGCGGTAAATTCAATAAGTGACGCAAGCAGCATCATTAGCAGCACCAGTTGCAAcagtagcagcagcagcagcagtgcCAGCAGCATCAGCAGCGTTTGCAGCAGCATCAGCAACGGGAATTGCAGCGACAAAGAGAACAAGACTGAAGACACTCAGGCTTACATGCACTCACGAGACTTATCGTACTACCTCTATCCGCGGGATCAGTATCAAGCTCCAAGTCCATCGGGTGTTAATCCAGCTCTGCTGGCAGCAGCAGCCGCCGCGGCTGCCGCCGAAGACCGATCGCTGTTCCAGCCGCCAATTATTCCCGCAAATTCATCACCAGAATCTCAATCCCTGTTTATCTATCCCGAGTCAACGGCCTACACGTCTTATGGACTTCAAATAAACGATATCAGCGGCAACGATTGTTCATCGCTGCTCAATTTACCCGGTAACGATGCACGGAGAAGAGTCGAGGCTGCTCTGGAAGCTGTTGAAGAGGAACGTCAGCGTGAATACCACGGCGGTATTACTGGCGTTAATCGCAACCAGCAAATATTAACACCTCCCAGCAGCAACCCCGTGAGTCCCGCGCCCTCTCCGGATCCTCTGGATCTCGCGGTCCCGGTTGTTACGAGACAGACATTGATATTACCACCGCGCAAACGGTGCAAGGCTATTTTGGAATCAATGGAAAGCGAAAGAACGGAGCTGCTGGTCTCTCAGAGACACAGCTCTGTCATACAATTCGCTCGCGCTTCTTAG
- the LOC130668484 gene encoding uncharacterized protein LOC130668484 produces MRLYIIISCLILIVNSYPLRDEYNSEASDHYLTLVKENNDAALRSKRTVGVLRQFFPEITENQRSQQLQDLDIAESENKEVRVAFEDTDQSINEASADLSSLDNIEIGDDENRNKRFSGGNGESGGSGGGSGNFIFDIIRLIAGSGSPPSDDSSPHGKHDPEEAVPGPATRFLVIANRGLSNLIQDLILRIAATSERFVNFKARLITSII; encoded by the exons ATGAGgctgtatattattatttcgtgtttaattttaattgttaattccTATCCTCTGAGGGATGAATATAATTCAGAg gCATCGGATCATTATTTGACTTTGGTAAAAGAAAACAATGATGCTGCTTTAAGAAGTAAAAGGACTGTTGGAGTTTTACGTCAATTTTTTCCCGAAATAACTGAG AACCAGCGGTCACAGCAACTACAGGATCTGGATATAGCAGAGTCAGAGAACAAGGAAGTAAGAGTGGCATTCGAGGATACCGATCAATCAATAAACGAAGCCAGCGCGGATTTGTCTTCGCTGGACAACATCGAGATCGGAGACGACGAGAATCGGAACAAAAGATTTAGCGGCGGTAATGGAGAATCTGGAGGCAGTGGCGGTGGAtctggaaattttattttcgatatTATTAGA ttaattgcAGGCAGTGGATCGCCACCAAGTGACGACAGTTCACCTCACGGAAAACACGACCCCGAAGAAGCTGTCCCTGGACCAGCGACGCGATTTTTAGTTATTGCCAACCGAGGTCTTTCAAATCTTATCCAAGATCTCATcctg cgTATTGCGGCAACGAGCGAGCGGTTCGTCAACTTCAAAGCGCGACTGATAACTTCCATCATATGA
- the LOC130668573 gene encoding uncharacterized protein LOC130668573 has product MKFLLAIIGVVIAVSLVKSSPIIKRETDDLSPLNEVYVFQNENDQSLDEEPHGDREKRKIGVIKLGVSNGIINFVFGKLDSFLDAKTKALGVLDESNKAKNAIYGIDPKQSATKEFISDIIGKKIQAGTAGIGPLINSATTFISTKSQGLVGALTSKFAPLSSLSGGLSGGSGDSGSPGGGSGGGLGGILSLVTSLSGSSSSGLGGLGGLSGGSPHDDKESSEGGSSSGGTGITIGDFPSIGGGYVSGTTDDTPIFDRNKVSLEVPSKAFGTGFTLVTNISKLLGKLILNSAHRTENVLEVFKPFFRGAFAIKGLPSDNEIHKKKRQSSEINQVK; this is encoded by the exons atgaaatttttattggcaATTATTGGAGTCGTAATCGCAGTCAGTCTCGTTAAGAGTAGTCCGATTATTAAAAGAGAAACTGATGATTTGAGTCCATTAAATGAG GTTTATGTGTTTCAGAACGAAAATGACCAGTCATTAGATGAAGAGCCGCATGGTGACAGAGAAAAGAGAAAAATTGGCGTAATAAAATTAGGAGTTTCAAACGGTATCATTAATTTTGTATTTGGT aaattaGATTCGTTCTTAGATGCCAAGACAAAAGCACTAGGAGTTCTCGATGAATCAAATAAAGCAAAGAATGCAATTTACGGTATCGATCCCAAGCAATCAGCTACCAAAGAATTTATAAGTGATATTATTGGTAAAAAAATCCAAGCAGGTACCGCCGGAATAGGGCCACTAATAAACAGTGCGACGACATTTATTTCAACTAAATCCCAAGGACTTGTCGGTGCACTGACGTCTAAATTTGCGCCTCTCAGTTCATTATCCGGTGGATTgtcag gaGGTTCCGGAGACTCTGGAAGCCCGGGAGGTGGATCTGGAGGTGGATTGGGAGGAATTTTGAGTTTGGTAACGAGTTTAAGTGGCAGCAGTAGCAGCGGTCTCGGAGGACTGGGCGGTCTGAGTGGCGGAAGTCCACATGACGACAAGGAAAGTTCCGAGGGTGGTAGTTCAAGTGGAGGAACGGGAATAACAATCGGCGATTTTCCCAGCATTGGTGGCGGGTat GTGTCAGGGACTACTGACGACACCCCGATATTTGATAGGAACAAAGTATCATTGGAAGTACCCTCGAAAGCTTTTGGAACGGGATTCACCCTAGTGACGAACATCAGTAAACTACTGGGAAAGTTAATCCTc AACTCGGCGCATCGTACGGAAAATGTCCTCGAGGTGTTCAAGCCATTTTTCCGCGGCGCTTTTGCAATCAAAGGGCTGCCGTCAGACAACgaaattcacaaaaaaaagagACAGTCTTCTGAAATAAATCAAGtgaaataa